DNA sequence from the Carassius carassius chromosome 6, fCarCar2.1, whole genome shotgun sequence genome:
agagccgtgctcccagacatactgctggttttgaaccagttcagtggtttagcccactacaaaagtaataattaatgcatgtacttgtaaactctgtgtaaatgttttaaaggtagtagtgctcgtggagagcaggcacacgattgttttggagcagacacagcagcagtcagattgtcctgcacgtgttcttctgctctcgcttgaaggttgtgtggttcagagagccgacatcatggtcttcctcatcctgttgctcaaagacatccccgttgagaagagtgagactgtgaagcacaggGCAGCAGCAGAATTGgcacagctgtgttgagatgagaGTAAGATGTGGGATTCAGCATCTGTAAATATATGATTattagaacagtaagtttgaattaagctttgtttcatgtgttgttgacttgtacatgtatgcatttattgtgatgctaacatttatacattcttttaatcatttaaacatgtttcttgttgtcagtaaatacaatataaatattttatctatttgtgtattaattgcttgactgaaaactgatgcattcacatcaactgcattagtgtatattcttgtatagctatgtcacgacagaaaatacattttgcttcttttactaaaatgtaattttaaggaaaaaatgtatataattattgattggcatttatcattattattgcatgtaagtgttggggtgggcaaaggatgcagttcattatggggtaatcttcattgttgagtagtaatacttacatttttagagtataaaaccatcagtcttctccaaaggtgagatcttcgagcagctgttcgacgtgtgcatacattgcagagtcgctgagagaaactgtactggactgtggagttagtgatgctgtgaagtggtagtgcacctgtacctctatttattattattgccaaacttataacataaaagatcagggtaagacggttgtatttaacaataacaatcataacaccataaaactgtaaatacaaatgtaacgtgttcatcatatgagatcctatacaagaaaagaaaaatcacataaaataattgaaaaaatattatagagataacgatttggggttttctaattctataaaaaaaaaaacattagtggagttaaaaatataaaaactacaggagcattgagcagcatagagcgccctctcgtggctgtagacggtcatgttttctcttggttcatgtcaaattaattttgataagtcgcaggaccagccaaactatgaaaaaagtgcgatttatagtccggaaaatacggtagtcattattacgataatccatgtccaagagtcaatttcctcggatgagatgatttttattcattccttgtttaacacaatgctataaacacacactgacccagataGCAATGAGTCGGCGGACCGCCGGCAGCGCTCCGGCGGCAGTAGAAGCATCAGAATGGCGTAATCGCAAACACGTTTGATGGTGCACCGCCGGCGGCAGCTGCTTTTTAGAAGCGGCAGCCGCCTTCCTACCGCCTTCGTTCCGCGGCCGGCCCGCGGTCCAACCACCGTCCCGCCGCCGTTATATCAAAGGCGACCCTTCCGCGGCCCGTCGGAGGCAATTCTATTTTCGAGCGATCGGTTgccgcttatatatatatatcatgcagTTTATCAAGAATAATGATTGATCAAACCAGGCAAATTtccatttaaagttttatttccaCATTTCAAAGTAGAGTAACTGTCATTGAAACATGATGTCAGatcactgaaatataaataacagaaaaaaaataaaaaaatatatatatatacacacacacaaaagaacatGCAGGTTtccaattaaattgttaaaaaaaaacagccttagCTTACAAGCAAATTATAACACTTAcaataattgttaataatataAAGTGGTCAGCTCTGGGATGAAAAGAATTACCAGTAAATATAAGTAATGAGTATATCTGGTACCAAAGAATGTGCAGGACACCAAAAAAAATTCAGGTATAACATCACATTTACAAGCCATTTCTAACAATAAGATAAGTGGTAATAATTTAGAATAAAGCTCTGGAGTAGAATAGACCATTATAATGGCATTGCTGACCTGGGGTACAAGATGTCTCTTGTATCTGTGATAAACATcttcacaaatatataaaaaatgctgaGGTAAAAACAGTAGTAGAACAGATATAACTGCAATGCTGACCTGTGGCACAAGGATTTGCAagctatatttaacaatataataaGAGTTAAGCACTATGATAATATCCACAGTGAACAGTGTGGATTGGGTGAGTGCAGTCTGACACTTCTGGCTTCTTTAGGGGTCTTGACGTTACTGACTGCAGGATAAAGAAAGGGTTCCAGTTGTCAGTGATGCTGGGGTGTCAGTAGTCAGCCTAGGTTTAAGGGGTCGGCTGTGGGTCCCTCTCAGCTGTGCGGCGCCTTTTTCGCCTTCACAGTCAGATTCTCCTTTCAGGTAACGCGTAACGTTAACCTGGACGGCTTCATCAGTGGCATCCTGGGTTGCCAGGTTCTTCCGGATGGCTCCTGTAGATGATTCCATTTGAATGGCATAATGCCATACACAtctactaaacattttttttttacatccaactTACTTTGAACAATGGTCTTAAGGAACATGTctctaaaacatgctttatccCCAACTCCAGTCCAGGTTGTATTGATGGAAAGGTGATTAGAGAAGATAATTTGAAGCATCTGCCAGACGGTTGTCTTTAGGTCCCTCCCACATTTGATTGCGAAAAACCGAAgctgaaaatccaaaaaaagtgttACAAATTACATTTCTCTGAAG
Encoded proteins:
- the LOC132142878 gene encoding uncharacterized protein LOC132142878 is translated as MLKTFACTGQSGADQTLVLRCLGEFGDVVRSMDNKMDTMLQHFSANVSVGELSLPGDLLLPLDTQEDLALLDNSLRQDKELQERFLRFFAIKCGRDLKTTVWQMLQIIFSNHLSINTTWTGVGDKACFRDMFLKTIVQRAIRKNLATQDATDEAVQVNVTRYLKGESDCEGEKGAAQLRGTHSRPLKPRLTTDTPASLTTGTLSLSCSQ